The nucleotide window TATTGCTGATTAGCCAGATGATTTCCAGAAGGAAAGAAGCCGTGACAGGCCACCACCCCAGAAATACATCCCTCATTATCACAGGCTACTCTAATTTTAAAGATAATTTTAATCTAGCACGTGACCGTCCGGCCACATGAAAAGGCCAGCCTGTGACCTGAACGGCATGGTTTCGCTGTCGGTCTGCGTGACAAGACTCCGCAGCTGACGAAGGTATTTGAGCAATACCGCTTTATGCCGCGGTGCAGAATATGAAAGAGATCTTCCTGTAGTGGACCGGGACGAGTTATTGCGCTTTTTGCGCCTCCATGGTCTGTTTAAGGCGCAATTAGAGTTCTTCAAAACATCAGAGACCGACTGTTGCAGTTAATATGACCCACGAACAAATCACTGTTCCAAATCATTCTCAGCTGAAAAAACGAAAACCCGGCCTGAAAAGGCGGGGTTTGTCATTAGTCTGAAACGCTCCGGGGAGCGTCTTTCGCTTGTTATTTTTGATTCCGGAACACGAGGCAAGGCGGCACCTGAGCCCGCTCAGGGAAAGGCCGCAGGCTCGATATCCTTTTCCGTTTCTCCCGGAGGGAGGATCAGGTTGAGCAGCACTGCCAGCACGCCGCAGAGGCTGATCCCCTGCAGACTGAAGCTGCCGATGGTCACTCCCAGGCCGCCGATACCGGTGACCAGGGTGACGGAGATCAGGCAGAGGTTGCGCGGTTTCATCAGGTCCACCTTGCCGTCCATGATCGTCTTCAGACCGATACCGGCGATGGAGCCGAAGAGCAGGATCATGATCCCTCCCATGACCGGCATGGGGATGGTCTGCAGCAGGGCGCCGAACTTGCCGACAAAGGCCATCAGGATGGCGAAACCGGCGGCCCAGGTCATGATGGCCGGGTTGTAGTGGCGGGTGAGCATGACCGCACCGGTCACCTCGCCGTAGGTCGTGACCGGCGGACCACCGAACAGGCCGACGATGTTGACCGCCAGGCCGTCCCCCAACAGGGTGCGGTGCAGGCCGGGCTGCTCGGTGTAATCGCGCCCCACCACCGAGCCGATGGCCAGAATGCCCCCCACGTGCTCCACGATCGGGGCAATGGCCACCGGGATCATGAAGAGGACCGCCGCCAGGTTGAACTGAGGGTGGCCGAACTCCGGAACTGCCAGCCAGGGTGCGTTGATGACCTTGCTGAAATCCACCAGCCCCAGGAAGAGCGAGGTCACGTAGCCGACCGCCACGCCTACCAGGATCGGCACCAGCTTGAGCAGTCCACGGGCATGGATGGCGGTCAGCATGGTAGCGACCAGGGAGACGGTAGCCACGCCCAGGGCGGTGCCGTAGGGGACCACCTGGGTATCGCCGGCCTTGCCGGTGGCCATGTTGATGGCCACCTGGGCCAGTCCGAGGCCGATGACCATCACCACCGGTCCGATCACCACCGGCGGCAGGAGGCGCTGGATCAGGCCGACTCCCCGCCACTTGACCAGGGCGGCGGCCAGGTAATAGAAGAGACTGGCCGATGCCAGGGCGCCGAGAGTGGCGGGCATGCCCCAGGTTTTGACCGAGTAGATCACCGGAGCGATGAAGGCAAAGGAGGAGCCGAGGTAGATCGGCACCTGACGTTTGGTGCAGGCCTGAAAAACCAGGGTGCCGATGCCGGCCCCCAGCAGGGCCAGGCTCGGGTTGAGCCCGGTCAAAAGCGGAACAAGGACCGTAGCACCAAAGGCGACGAAAAGGATCTGGGCGCCGGAGAGGGCGGTACGCCAGACCGGTTCGGGTGATGTGGACATGATTCTCTTCTCCCCTAAAAAAACAGGCTATTGAAAAACCCAGGTTGTTCAAAAACAGTCAGATCGTCACAACCGCAGAGAGACCCACGGAGGCCAGTCCCTCTCTCTATCTCTCCCCCAGAGGGGGAGAGCATGCCTTGCCCTCTCCCTCTGGGAGAGGGATTGGGTGAGGGTAGCAGCGCTACGCCGCACACGAGATGGCCGTTTTTCAACGACCTGCTATTTGGTGCCGAAGATCTTGTCCCCGGCATCGCCCAGCCCGGGAAGGATGTAGCCCTGTTCATTGAGGCGCTCGTCGATGGAAGCCACGTAGATCTCCACATCGGGGTGGGCCGTGGTGACCCGCTCGATTCCCTCGGGCACGGCCACCAGAAAGAGCCCTTTGATCCGTCGGCAGCCGGTTGCCTTCAGCATCTCGATGGTGGCCACCAGCGAACCGCCCGTGGCCAGCATGGGATCGATGATAAGGGCAGTGCGCTCCTCCATGTCGCTGGTGAATTTCTCGTAATACGCCACCGGCTCCAGCGTTTCCTCGTTGCGATAAAGCCCCACCACACTCACCCTTGCGCTGGGGATCATGTCGAGCACTCCGTTCATCATGCCCAACCCGGCACGCAGGATCGGTACCACCGTGATCTTCTTTCCCTTGATCTGCCGAACGGAAACCGGGCCGGCCCAGCCGTCGACGGTGATGGTTTCTGTTTCCAGGTCCTTGGTGGCTTCGTAGGTCAGCAGGCGCGCCACCTCCGAGGCCAGTTCGCGGAACTGCTTCGTGCTCAGCTCGGCTTTGCGCATCAGGCCGAGTTTGTGCTGGATCAGGGGATGCTTGACTTCGTAGATCGCCACGTCCGGACTCCTTACAACCAAGGGTTTGATAAAACGGAACAACCATACAGCTCTGTCGGAGACAGGTCAAGCATCCGGATGTTCCGGGACAAGCTGCGGGCCGAATACGCGAACCTGCACGGCACACCGTGGTACAGTATCGAAAACCTTCACTCGATGCCGAACCACCCCGTGCGATGTTCCTCGGCGAGTCGCGCTTCCAGATAGATCCACAAGGCAGGACAGCCGGCCTTGATCGGCGGACCGATGCGCTGCACGACCCGTTCGTGGCTGATGCCGTTCTCCCGCCAGCTTTGCCCGTTGTTGGCGAGATTGAGCAAGGCAGGAATGGCCCTGTCCACAGCATGTGCAAAACGGGCTTCCGGGGTCTCGGCCTGCTCGAATTCAAGCCACAATGCCATGAATTCGGCACGCCGCGGCTCCGGCAGCATTCCGAAAATCCTCGTCACCGCCGCCAGTTCGGCGGCTTTCCGCTCTTCCCAGCCCTCCACCGCGAACACGATGGTATCCCCGGTGTCGATTTCACCGATATCGTGAACCAGCAGCATGGCGATTACCCGGTGGATGTCGATCAGTGTTTCGGCATACTGCACCAGAGAATACGCCAGAAGCGCTATCTGCCAGCTGTGTTCTGCAGAATTCTCATAACGGTCCAGCCCCAGCGGGCGGTTCTTGCGCGTTACCCCTTTGAGCTTGTCCAGTTCCAGAATGAAATCAACGATCTGCTGCATTATGTTTGCTCCGATCACACATATCGCTCTTTGAGTTCCCTGCGGAGAACCATTGCGACGAAAAAAAAGACGGGCACGCGGCCCGTCCATGAACTATGGCGAGGAAGGTTTTGCCGAACCACCACGGCAGGAATTACTCCCGCACCTGCCCATCCCCATAGACGATGAATTTGGTGGTAGTCAGGTCTTCCAGCCCCATGGGACCGAAGGAGTGTAACTTGGTGGTGGAGATACCGATTTCGGCTCCCAGCCCCAGCTGATTGCCGTCGTTGAAGCGGGTCGAGGCATTGATCAGCACGCAGGAGGAGTTGACCTCGCGGATGAAGCGCTGGGCATTGCCGTAGTCGGCGGTAATGATCGCCTCGCTGTGCAACGAGCCATAGCGGTTGATATGGTCGATGGCGGCATCCATATTGTCCACTACCCGGCAGGCCAGGATCAACTCCAGGTATTCGGCGGCCCAGTCCTCTTCCGTGGCAGGTTGTGCCGTGGGCGCGTAGCGGCGGAACTCCTCGTCGCCGCGCAGTTCCACCCCGAGCCCCTGCAACCTGGCGGCGATGCGGGGGATAAAGGCAGCGGCAACATCCTTGTGGATCAGCAGGGTCTCCAGGGCATTGCACACGCCGGGGCGCTGGACCTTGGCATTGACAACGATCGCCTCGGCCTTGTCGAAATCGGCCGCAGCATCCACGTACACATGGCAGACCCCTTTGTAGTGCTTGATGACCGGTATGCGCGAGTTCTCCACTACGAAGCGGATCAGGCTCTCCCCGCCGCGGGGGATGATCAGGTCGATGGTCTCCTCCTGCTTGAGCATCTCCAGCACCCCTTCCCGCTCGGTGAAGGGGATCAGCGACAGAGCTGCGGCCGGAATGCCCATGCCGCTCATGACCCCCTGCAGGATGCCGGCAATGGCGCAGTTGGAGTGGATCGCTTCGGAACCGCCGCGCAGGATCACGGCGTTGCCCGCCTTGAGACACAGGGCCGCCGCATCGGCGGTGACGTTGGGGCGCGCCTCGTAGATGATGCCGATCACCCCCAGCGGGATGCGCATTTTGCCCACCAGCAGGTCATTGGGACGCTTCCACATTTTGGTGACTTCCCCCACCGGATCGGGCAGGGCAGCCACCTCGCGCAGGGCGGCAGCCACTCCGGCGATGCGCTTTTCATCCAGCATCAGGCGGTCGAGCATGGCAGCGGAGAGCCCTTTGGCCCTGCCCGCTTCCAGGTCTTTGGCGTTCTCGGCCATCAGCAGGCCGGACCGCGCCTCCAGGGCAGCTGCCATGGCGGACAGCATCCGGTTTTTAGCCGCCGTGCCGAGCCGGGCCAGGGCGAGGGACGCCTGGCGGGCTTCTGCGGCAATCTGTGCAACTTGTGCGGCAATGGTCATGGGAATGAATCCTCCACGCGAAATTTCTTACAGAGCAATTCTGCGAATGTGCAAGTGTAGGACATAACCGGGGACCCTTCAAGCGAATTGATTATACGAGGGGAAGGGAGAGCGGAAGGATTGCAGTAATCCGGATTGCAGACAGGACGAAGCGAGGCAAGGCGTGCGGGTAGCCGAAGGCGCTTCGATCGGGGAATGGGAGAGGGTTACACTGTGCACATCACCTGCCGCACCAGGTACTCGCCGCCGATCACCAGGTACTCCCCCTCACCTTTCATGATGCTGCCCGGCAGCAGGTCGTTGTAAAAAAAGACCTTGCTGAGCGGCACGCACACATCCCAGACGGTCGAGCCGAACTCCCAGGCACGCTCCTCGTCCGAGGTGAACGAAACCAGGTTGTTCAGCCGCACGATCTGCTCGCGCCGGCTCACCTGCTCCAGCACCTGATGCTCGCCCGCATCGTAGGTGCCCCGGTAGAGTGTGATGGTGGCGGTGGGGTTTGCCGTTTCGGGGGAAATTTTGCGGAACAGCTCGTACTGGCAGTATTCGTAGAGCAGGTCGAGCTGCGACTGGATGGCATTGGTCCGGGCGCTGCCCTTCATCACATCCACGGAAAACTGGAAATAGGCTTCGCTGTGGATACCGGACACCGGTGCGCGGTGAAAGGTGGGGGGGATGCCCATGCGGCTTTCCACCCAGCGTTTGAGCACCGCCCCCTCGATCGAGTTGGAGTCCATCATCCAGCCGCGCAAAAAGCGCAGGTAGCTGTTCCTGATGCTTTTGCGGGCGGTCTCGGTCTGTTCCTGCCAGTGATGCAGCTGGAATTTCACCGACATGTAGTCGTTGAAAACGACCGCCCGCGCCTCCTGCGAATCGATGGTAGCGAGCTTTTCGAACAGAAAGCGGTTGGCCTCCTTGACCCCCTGGATCTCGAGCCGCTGGGGATGCCGGTTGAAGTGGCGCGAGGCGATCACCCAAGGGGGCTGATTGCAGTAGTTGAAGGACATGCTCGCTCCGCTCGCAGGTGGAGGTTGAGGTTAAGGTTGAGGATTTTTACTTAACCTTAACCTGCCTTACAAAATCTTCGCCAGCTCCATCAGCGTCATCTTGATCGGCCCGCTGGCCACGAACGGCTCGATTCCCATCCGCTCCAGTTCGCCACGGGGATGCTCCCCCATCTGGGCCGTTACCACCGCGCGGCAGCCGGCCAGGGCATCGACGATCCCCCTCAGCAGGTCTCCGCGCAGCGGGCTTTCCGGATCGAAGCTGCAGTAGCGCTCCACCTTCTTTTCGTCGACCAGGGCCGCCCGCTCCGCATCCACATCGTAGATCAGAAAACGCTCGGCATGACCGAAATGCTGGTCGATCTCCCTGCCGTCTTTGGAAGCAACCGCAATCAGCATACTCTTCCTCCTTTTACGACCGCGGCTTTTTGGCAACAGCTGTAGTGGCCTTCGCTCTTCGCATCACAGCTCGGCCATATGTCTCTTGTTGAAAAATCCGCAGCCGTTCAGGTCCTTACCACCGAAGTGACACGTTTCGGATTCTGGGAAGGTTTTGCAAAGCACCCGGCGGAGGCGTAGTACCCAACGGATATAAACAACGCTACGCCGCACAACGAGGAGCTCAAGCAAGGCCTTTCCAGGTTCCGGAAATTGCCGCTTCTACAAAACGACCGGTTCGAAGGTGAAGCACTTCTTCGAACAGGTCCTCCCGCACGCCTGGCAGCCGATGCAGTTGCCCGGGTTGGCAACCTTCATGAACATCTTGGCTGAATCGTCCTCATCCAGTTCCTCAAAGGCCAGCACGTCGTGGGCACAAACCTTGTAGCAGCGAGCGCATCCGATGCAGGTCTCCTCGTCGATCGACACGATGAACTCCGGGGTGTACTCGTTCTTGTTCCTTCTCATTCCGGTAATGTAAGCCATGTGCAGCTCCTCCGTTTTTATAGGTTGGAATAACGTTAAAGATTGTTGTCAACTCTGCCCAGTCCCTGTCCTCAGTCTTCCAGAAACGATGTGGCCTGCTCCTTGAGCATCGCTTTTCTCAGCCATGGGGGCGGATTGCCGCGCAGAACTTCCTGAAAGCGTTCCACTGTCTCTCTCAGGCTGACCTCGGTATTGGTCTTCATGGGGTGGATCTTCAGGGCCACCAGCTTGGCCGCGGCCGGTCCTCCGATTTGCATGGTGTAGACGATGGCGCACTCGGACAGCAGGTTGGCGCGGGCGGCGATCCGGTCCTCCTCATCCCCCCCGTGCTCGTCCACACTGACCGTCTTCAGAAAACGGGCTTCATCCGGTCCGACTTCCCAGATGTGAAAACTCCCGCTCTGACCAAAATGCATGTCAATCGTCTCACCGTTGCTGGTTGTAAAGGCAATTTTCATTGTTTCACCATCCTTTCCCGAACAAAAAAAAGACGCAGCCATTACTTCCGATGGCGGCGCCTTTGCCGTACGCTAGTATGTTACCCAATTCAAAGCATATCGCATGCCAACCTTCAAACCATCGTTTTGGCGGCATTTTGACATGAACCGGCCACCTAGCTGCTTACAAATTGTGCAGAAGCCGGGGAAACATCTCAATTATGCGCCAGTTTCTGCCCTTCTCTGGCATTGGCCTGGAACAGGTTGGCCACCTCGAATACCAGGTTCATGGTCCCACGGTACCCGACCCACATCTTCTGGTGAGCCCCCAGGCGGTCGAAGACCGGCAAGCCGGCCCGCAGATGAGCGCCAATGCCGAGTTTGGAGGCAGCTTGCCGGCCATTGCTGTTGGCCACCAGCAGGTCGGCGTCGACTGCAGCATTTTCCAGATCCTCCAGATCACCGACGAATACGTTTTCAGACGGCAGATCGTCCAATCCGCGGGTGCGTGTGGCGGAAAGAGCCGCCTGAATTTCGCAGCCCATGCCGTCCAGGAAACGGGTCAGGGTCTTGAGGTTGTCCGACTCCAGGGCCAGCGCTACCCGCTTGGTTCCGAACTGGTAGTGGCTGTCCACCATGGCGTCCGTCAGCCGGCTGCGCCAGCGGCGGTGTTTCTCGGGGATCGGCCGGCCGGAAATGGCAGCGAGCGTCTCCATGAAACGATCGGTTTCGGCCAGGCCGGTCAGCGAGCTGAAACCGTAGGCCGGGATGCCGAACCGATCCTTCAGCCTGAGCGCCGCCCGGGCCAGGGAATCGCCGACGTAGAGCGTTGCGGCACTGCGTCCCGCCCCCCGGATGGCATCCACCGGAATGCCGCCGGTAGAGAGCGGCGAGACCGACTCGTCGATGTGCCCGTCCATGGCATTGGAGAGATCGGGAATGGTCAGCACCGTCAAGCCGAATGATTCGACCAGTTCCTTCAACTCCTCCACATCGGCCGGGGTCAGGTGACTGCCGGGCAGCAGGTTGACCTGGCCGGGAACGGTCCATGCTTCGGAAGGGTCATGCTGCAGGGCGTCCCGATCGGCAGGGAGGCTTTCCAGGATTGCCTCCACAGCCGCGGCGTAGCCCTCCTGCAGCGAGCCGCAGTAATCGGGAGTAGAGGCGTGCACGATCGGAATCGCATCGAATTCCGGGTTCTCCTGGCGGAAGTGCACGATCGCGCTGCGGACGTCATCTCCCATGGTTTCGGTCAGGCCGGAGGTCATCACCCCCACCACGGCCGGCCGGAACTTCTCGATTACCCGCCGAATACCCTTTTTCAGGTTCTCCCAGCCGCCGAAGATGGCGGTGTCCTCGCTCATGGCAGTGGAGTTGAGGGGAATCGACTCTTTGTAGTGCCGGGAGAGCTGCAGGCGGATGAAGGTCGAGCAGCCCTGGGCGCCGTGCAGCAGCCCGAGCATGTTGTCTATGCCAAGGTAGGCCATGGTGGCCCCCAGGGCGGGCGAGTTCTTCTGCGGGTTGACCGTGGCACATTTGGAGGGAACCTTGACCCGTGAAAGCGAGATGTCCTCGGCCAGAAAGGTCTCGGCATGCCCGGCCGCGGCCGTCACATCCGCAGCCAGCTCAGCCTCCCCCTTTTCCCAGGGAGCCGGGGCGTTCAGCACCGGCCAGATCGGGTTGTTAACCGTCATGTCGAGCTGCTTGGCAAAGGTGACCATGCCTTCGTAGCCGGCATAGGGATGGGAGCGGCCATGGTTGATGTCAAGAAAGGGGGTGCGGGTCTTGAGGGCCAGAAACTTGGTCTTGCCTCCGGCCACGATCAGGTCGGGCAGTTTCTCGGCCATGACCGCCAGCAGTCCGGCCGTGGAGGTATCCTCGATGATCCTGGCATCCTTGTGCATCAGCCCCTTCATGCGGTAGAAGTCCTCCAGGGTCGAGTTCTGCGTGCCGGCCGCCAGGATCTCAACCCCCAGTTCCCGCAGGGAGTTGACCATGGACCAGGTCTTGACGCCGCCGGTGAACAACACTGCCGACTTGCCTTCCAGCCGCGCCCTGTAGGGGGCGATCCGCGCGCGGCAGGCCTCCTCCTCCTCTTCCAGCAGCCGTTCCACCCGGTCCTGCATGACCCGCTTCTCCAAGCCGCCCACGGCATCGTCCAGCTCCCGGGCGATGTCGCGCAGGGCCTTGGCCGTATCGGTCATGCCGTAGAAGGACTCCTCCAGGTAGGGCATGCCGAAGTTCTTTTGCATCTTCTTGGCCAGGTTGGTCAGGCTCTTGGAGCAGATGATGATGTTCAGCTTGGCGCGATGGGCGTAGCGCAGGTCGTCGAATTTTGCGTCGCCGCTGAAACAGGACAGGATCTGGATGCCGAGGCGATCGAAGAGCGGTTGCATGCCCCACAGGTCTCCGGCGATGTTGTACTCACCGATCAGATTGATGGGGTATTCCCCCAGCACCGGTGGTTCTGCCGTGCCGATCACGTACTTGAACAGGATTTCGCCTGCCAGACGGTTGCCGATGTTCTTGTCGCCGATGAAACCGGGGGTATTGACCGGTATGACCGGCATTGCAACCTTCTGCGCAGCGGCCAGGCAGACCGCCTCGACATCGTCGCCGGTCATGGCGGTCACGCAGGTGGCATAGACGAAGATCGCCCTGGCCTGGGAATAGCGCCCGGCCAGGTCGAGGATCGCCTTGTACAGCTTCTTCTCGCCGCCGAAGATCACGTCGTTTTCGAGCATCTCGGTGGTGAAACCGCGCCGGTAGAGCTGGGAGCCGCTGGAGCGGGCTCCACGGTTATCCCAGGAATTGCCGGCGCAGGCGA belongs to Geobacter sp. SVR and includes:
- a CDS encoding bifunctional nitrogenase iron-molybdenum cofactor biosynthesis protein NifEN, whose amino-acid sequence is MAKPDYYDASDCTTHEKGAPKFCKKSEPGEGAERSCAYDGARVVLMPITDVIHLVHGPIACAGNSWDNRGARSSGSQLYRRGFTTEMLENDVIFGGEKKLYKAILDLAGRYSQARAIFVYATCVTAMTGDDVEAVCLAAAQKVAMPVIPVNTPGFIGDKNIGNRLAGEILFKYVIGTAEPPVLGEYPINLIGEYNIAGDLWGMQPLFDRLGIQILSCFSGDAKFDDLRYAHRAKLNIIICSKSLTNLAKKMQKNFGMPYLEESFYGMTDTAKALRDIARELDDAVGGLEKRVMQDRVERLLEEEEEACRARIAPYRARLEGKSAVLFTGGVKTWSMVNSLRELGVEILAAGTQNSTLEDFYRMKGLMHKDARIIEDTSTAGLLAVMAEKLPDLIVAGGKTKFLALKTRTPFLDINHGRSHPYAGYEGMVTFAKQLDMTVNNPIWPVLNAPAPWEKGEAELAADVTAAAGHAETFLAEDISLSRVKVPSKCATVNPQKNSPALGATMAYLGIDNMLGLLHGAQGCSTFIRLQLSRHYKESIPLNSTAMSEDTAIFGGWENLKKGIRRVIEKFRPAVVGVMTSGLTETMGDDVRSAIVHFRQENPEFDAIPIVHASTPDYCGSLQEGYAAAVEAILESLPADRDALQHDPSEAWTVPGQVNLLPGSHLTPADVEELKELVESFGLTVLTIPDLSNAMDGHIDESVSPLSTGGIPVDAIRGAGRSAATLYVGDSLARAALRLKDRFGIPAYGFSSLTGLAETDRFMETLAAISGRPIPEKHRRWRSRLTDAMVDSHYQFGTKRVALALESDNLKTLTRFLDGMGCEIQAALSATRTRGLDDLPSENVFVGDLEDLENAAVDADLLVANSNGRQAASKLGIGAHLRAGLPVFDRLGAHQKMWVGYRGTMNLVFEVANLFQANAREGQKLAHN
- a CDS encoding HD family hydrolase, encoding MQQIVDFILELDKLKGVTRKNRPLGLDRYENSAEHSWQIALLAYSLVQYAETLIDIHRVIAMLLVHDIGEIDTGDTIVFAVEGWEERKAAELAAVTRIFGMLPEPRRAEFMALWLEFEQAETPEARFAHAVDRAIPALLNLANNGQSWRENGISHERVVQRIGPPIKAGCPALWIYLEARLAEEHRTGWFGIE
- the upp gene encoding uracil phosphoribosyltransferase, with protein sequence MAIYEVKHPLIQHKLGLMRKAELSTKQFRELASEVARLLTYEATKDLETETITVDGWAGPVSVRQIKGKKITVVPILRAGLGMMNGVLDMIPSARVSVVGLYRNEETLEPVAYYEKFTSDMEERTALIIDPMLATGGSLVATIEMLKATGCRRIKGLFLVAVPEGIERVTTAHPDVEIYVASIDERLNEQGYILPGLGDAGDKIFGTK
- a CDS encoding uracil-xanthine permease family protein translates to MSTSPEPVWRTALSGAQILFVAFGATVLVPLLTGLNPSLALLGAGIGTLVFQACTKRQVPIYLGSSFAFIAPVIYSVKTWGMPATLGALASASLFYYLAAALVKWRGVGLIQRLLPPVVIGPVVMVIGLGLAQVAINMATGKAGDTQVVPYGTALGVATVSLVATMLTAIHARGLLKLVPILVGVAVGYVTSLFLGLVDFSKVINAPWLAVPEFGHPQFNLAAVLFMIPVAIAPIVEHVGGILAIGSVVGRDYTEQPGLHRTLLGDGLAVNIVGLFGGPPVTTYGEVTGAVMLTRHYNPAIMTWAAGFAILMAFVGKFGALLQTIPMPVMGGIMILLFGSIAGIGLKTIMDGKVDLMKPRNLCLISVTLVTGIGGLGVTIGSFSLQGISLCGVLAVLLNLILPPGETEKDIEPAAFP
- the fdxB gene encoding ferredoxin III, nif-specific; the protein is MAYITGMRRNKNEYTPEFIVSIDEETCIGCARCYKVCAHDVLAFEELDEDDSAKMFMKVANPGNCIGCQACGRTCSKKCFTFEPVVL
- the nifX gene encoding nitrogen fixation protein NifX, whose protein sequence is MKIAFTTSNGETIDMHFGQSGSFHIWEVGPDEARFLKTVSVDEHGGDEEDRIAARANLLSECAIVYTMQIGGPAAAKLVALKIHPMKTNTEVSLRETVERFQEVLRGNPPPWLRKAMLKEQATSFLED
- a CDS encoding NAD(+)--dinitrogen-reductase ADP-D-ribosyltransferase; amino-acid sequence: MSFNYCNQPPWVIASRHFNRHPQRLEIQGVKEANRFLFEKLATIDSQEARAVVFNDYMSVKFQLHHWQEQTETARKSIRNSYLRFLRGWMMDSNSIEGAVLKRWVESRMGIPPTFHRAPVSGIHSEAYFQFSVDVMKGSARTNAIQSQLDLLYEYCQYELFRKISPETANPTATITLYRGTYDAGEHQVLEQVSRREQIVRLNNLVSFTSDEERAWEFGSTVWDVCVPLSKVFFYNDLLPGSIMKGEGEYLVIGGEYLVRQVMCTV
- a CDS encoding NifB/NifX family molybdenum-iron cluster-binding protein; this encodes MLIAVASKDGREIDQHFGHAERFLIYDVDAERAALVDEKKVERYCSFDPESPLRGDLLRGIVDALAGCRAVVTAQMGEHPRGELERMGIEPFVASGPIKMTLMELAKIL
- a CDS encoding glutamate-5-semialdehyde dehydrogenase, translating into MTIAAQVAQIAAEARQASLALARLGTAAKNRMLSAMAAALEARSGLLMAENAKDLEAGRAKGLSAAMLDRLMLDEKRIAGVAAALREVAALPDPVGEVTKMWKRPNDLLVGKMRIPLGVIGIIYEARPNVTADAAALCLKAGNAVILRGGSEAIHSNCAIAGILQGVMSGMGIPAAALSLIPFTEREGVLEMLKQEETIDLIIPRGGESLIRFVVENSRIPVIKHYKGVCHVYVDAAADFDKAEAIVVNAKVQRPGVCNALETLLIHKDVAAAFIPRIAARLQGLGVELRGDEEFRRYAPTAQPATEEDWAAEYLELILACRVVDNMDAAIDHINRYGSLHSEAIITADYGNAQRFIREVNSSCVLINASTRFNDGNQLGLGAEIGISTTKLHSFGPMGLEDLTTTKFIVYGDGQVRE